The [Pantoea] beijingensis genomic sequence AAACGGTACGGGCGGCATAGGCGAGGTCGGCAAGACCGATGGCAGAAGCCAGTGACGAATCTTTGACTATTGCAATCGCGTTGTTACCCAACGGTGGCAACATACGACGAAAAGCCTGCGGTAAAATGACTTTACGCATCGTACGGCCAAAAGGCATGCCCAGTGAACGGGATGCTTCCATCTGTCCACGATCAATAGACTGGATACCCGCGCGGAAAATTTCCGACACATAGGCGCCCGCGTTCAGCGTGATCGCGACGATGCAGGAGAGAAAAGCGCCATAATCAGCGCGCAGCGCGCGCGCGAAATCTACAGTCATTAGGCCGTTACTGACTAACAGGCCGTCTCTTGGGTTAATAAATAGCGGGATCAGGGCGAAGTGCACCACCATAATCTGCACGAATAATGGTGTACCGCGAAAGGCACTAATATAGATACGCACCGGCCACTGTACAAAATAGTGAAGGATTATTTTCCATGGGCCGTGTGGTGCCTGTGCCAACCGCCCTAAACCGAGCGTCAATCCCCATAGCGTACCGGTTATCACGCAGATAACCGTACACTTAAGTGTCATGAGTGCGCCGTCGATAAACAGCGGCATATATTCCTGAATGATTTCCCAGCGAAATCCTGTCATACAGCAATCCTGTGAAAAGTTATCGCCGCATTGGCGGCGATAAAAAAGACATTATTGAGCGGGTAAAGTGGGTACGTTGCTATCAAACCATGCGCTGTAGATTTTTGCATAGCTACCGTCAGCGACGATTTTTTTCAGCCCCGAGTTGATCTTGTTCAACAGTGGCTGGTTATCTTTTGCAACGGCGATGCCAAAATACTGGCGTTCAAATTTATCATCAGGAACTAGCTTAAACTGCTTATCCGGATGTTGCTTGATATAGTATTTCACCACGCCAATATCACCCACGGCG encodes the following:
- a CDS encoding amino acid ABC transporter permease yields the protein MTGFRWEIIQEYMPLFIDGALMTLKCTVICVITGTLWGLTLGLGRLAQAPHGPWKIILHYFVQWPVRIYISAFRGTPLFVQIMVVHFALIPLFINPRDGLLVSNGLMTVDFARALRADYGAFLSCIVAITLNAGAYVSEIFRAGIQSIDRGQMEASRSLGMPFGRTMRKVILPQAFRRMLPPLGNNAIAIVKDSSLASAIGLADLAYAARTVSGAYATYWEPYLVISLVYWVFTFLLSLLVQHMEKRFGKSDSR